The Hemiscyllium ocellatum isolate sHemOce1 chromosome 46, sHemOce1.pat.X.cur, whole genome shotgun sequence genome segment CCTAGTGCGCACGTGCAGAAGCGCGCTGAGCTCTGAGCATGCTCCGTATCATTCCTGGGGCCAGTCTGAGGAGGAGCGGACGGTTCGGGCGGCGGGGGAAGAATGTGAGACCGGGTAGGAATGGAAGCCGCCGCAATGGGGCCTGGCGACTTTATCAACACCTGTGGCCACGAATAAGAGCCACTCGGCCCCGTATTTACACCAAGGGTGGTGACAGGccccggggagggggagggtgtacAGTAACAGCCATCTTGCAGGAGGCGGTGATCCTTCACTGGGAGTGCTCGGGTTATCCAGGCAACCCCGGCCGGCAGCCATCTTGGTAAAGGAATCCCATGTATAGCACAAGAGAAGTGGGGTTTGCAGCTTTAGGGCGACAATGAAAGCAATCAGCCAGagttgtctgctctgaatttctttcCTGTGCATATAGTCACGAATTTTTTCAACTGCTCCTTTACAGGGTGTCAAGGGGAGGAAACACAGGAAAACCAATTCGAAACACgacagggtcactggattcaaaaacCTGATTAAGATCCGCCTTTGAATTTGGAAGGAGAAAGGCTGTCTGTGGGAAAAGATTTCACACATCGGTGTGACTAGGAAAGTATCGAGACGCTCTCAATCCCTTGAGTGAGAGTCGTCCACTCTCACTTTCCACTGACTGTGTAAAGAGCTTTAATTAATCATACAGCCCAAAGACTATCACATCATTCACTGTGTTTAGAAACATGTTGCATACCTGAACAAGTTTTGAACTTACCATTAAACCTGGAAAGATACAAGGACGCCAACAACATGGAGAGACCTTGGAAATGTGAAAACTGCGGGAAGAGATTCAGATTCCCATCCAGGTTGGAATATCATCGACGCAGTCACATTGGGGTAGGCACTGGacagaaaccatggaagtgtgagGACTGTGGCAAAGGATTTGATTATCCATGCCTGCTGGAAAcccatcggcgcagtcacactggggacaggccattcatctgctccatGTGTGGAAAGGGGTTTGCCAAGTCAGCCAGCCTCATGTTACATCAGCGAATTCACACTGAGGAGAGACCATTCAAGTGCAGTTATTGTGGAAAAAGGTTCAGACAGTCATCCACCCTCACTGCACACCAGcgaattcacactggggagaagccgttTACCTGCTCAGTATGTGGGAAGAGATTTGCTCAGTCATCCAGCCTCCAGTCACATCAGCAAATTCACACTGGGAAGAGGCTATTCAATGGCACTTCCCACAGAAAGAGGTTGAAGCCTTCAGCTGACCTGATGTCACATCAGCATGAAAATCCTGCACAGAGGCCATTCACTTGCTCaatgtgtgggaagggatttactcaGTCAGCCAGCCTCATGTTACACCAGAGAATTCACACCGAGGAGATGCCATTCAGTTGCAGTCACTGTGGGAAGAGGTTCAGGTCTTCATCCAACCTCAATGCACACCAgagagttcacactggggagaagccattcatctgctctgagtgtgggatgGGATTCACACAGTCAGCAAACCTGGCTGTACACCAGCGAATTCACACTGAGGAGAAGCCATTCAATTGCACCCACTGTGGAAGGAATTTCAGGCAATCATCTACCCTCACCGCACACTTACGCACTCACACTggagagagaccattcacctgttcagaatgtgggaagggattcacccAGTCAGCCAGTCTCATGTTACATCAGCGAATTCATAATGGAGAGATGCTGTTTAGCTGCTCTTACTGTGGAAAGGGTTTCAGGCAGTCTTCTGACCTCACTGCACACCAGAgagttcacactggagag includes the following:
- the LOC132836266 gene encoding zinc finger protein 229-like, with product MERPWKCENCGKRFRFPSRLEYHRRSHIGVGTGQKPWKCEDCGKGFDYPCLLETHRRSHTGDRPFICSMCGKGFAKSASLMLHQRIHTEERPFKCSYCGKRFRQSSTLTAHQRIHTGEKPFTCSVCGKRFAQSSSLQSHQQIHTGKRLFNGTSHRKRLKPSADLMSHQHENPAQRPFTCSMCGKGFTQSASLMLHQRIHTEEMPFSCSHCGKRFRSSSNLNAHQRVHTGEKPFICSECGMGFTQSANLAVHQRIHTEEKPFNCTHCGRNFRQSSTLTAHLRTHTGERPFTCSECGKGFTQSASLMLHQRIHNGEMLFSCSYCGKGFRQSSDLTAHQRVHTGEKPFICPDCGKGFTHSSGLWSHKRVHTGEKQFSCIACGKRFRSASDLNVHKRVHTGERPFICSTCGKGFTRSSNLLTHQRIHKRQKSLTSVVNHIQV